The proteins below come from a single Panicum hallii strain FIL2 chromosome 7, PHallii_v3.1, whole genome shotgun sequence genomic window:
- the LOC112899464 gene encoding ABC transporter C family member 4-like: MEAASSALPWWLATAGCSPPPAHGASSVPGRLAFLFLSPCPQRSLAAAVDLLFLLAALALALRARLSRRAARHDGRAREPLLAKSADQAPPPVRRGRSFRHGLALAASAVQAAGAIMLLVLALLRLRGRAALLAVDCAFLAAHAVAHLAATGVVAAEKNQAAEPARVAHHSVHLRLFWLGTAAFAALFSGCAAARYAGGDALLPDDPLAFAWLALSLPLLYFSVTGSTGLAAVDAAANGVSSDGGHGVAAEVTYATASWLSLATFGWINPLITKGSRATLAADQVPPVAPADTAEAAYLLFASNWPAPAPGASKPERPVLTALLRSFWPQFLLTAVLGLSHLSVMYIGPSLVDRFVEFVRRGGEVTEGLQLVAVLLVGKAAETLASHHYEFQGQKLGMRINAALLAAVYRKSLRLSTGARRAHGTGTIVNYMEVDAQEVANVTHQLHNLWLMPLQIAVALALLYTHLGPAVLTAVAAVAVVTVAVAFANKLNIEYQFKFLGKRDERMKAITELLNYIRVIKLQAWEETFGAKIRELREEEMGWLAKSMYFMCANTIVLWSGPLTMTVLVFGTCVLTGVELNAGKVFTATAFFRMLDGPMQSFPEAIAAVTQATVSVGRLDRYLLDAVLDDSAVEHVEDTDIGTGSVVVEVRDGIFAWDMRGNKKNEEGEDRDEDGESDEKNDVEAAPVLETVLKGINMEVRRGDLAAVVGTVGSGKSSLLSCIMGEMEKISGTVRVCGSTAYVAQTAWIQNGTIQENVLFGQPMHAERYKQVIRSCCLEKDLEMMEFGDQTEIGERGINLSGGQKQRIQLARAVYQNCDIYLLDDVFSAVDAQTGSNIFKDCLRGTLKGKAIILVTHQVDFLHNVDNIFVVRDGMIAQSGKYDELLEAGSDFAALVAAHESSMELVEQSHQVEKAERSQPAAVGRIPSLRSRSIGKGEKVLVAPEIEAATSKIIQEEERESGQVSWRVYKLYMTEAWGWWGVVGMLAFAVVWQGSDMASDYWLSYETSGSIPFNPSLFIGVYVAIAVFSMVLQVIKTLLETVLGLRTAQIFFKKMFDSILHAPMSFFDTTPSGRILSRASSDQTTIDVVLAFFVGLTISMYISVLSTIIVTCQVAWPSVIAVIPLLLLNIWYRNRYLATSRELTRLEGVTKAPVIDHFSETVLGATTIRCFKKEKDFFQENLDKINSSLRMYFHNYAANEWLGFRLELIGTLVLSITAFLMISLPSNFIKKEFVGMSLSYGLSLNSLVYFAISISCMLENDMVAVERVNQFSTLPSEAAWKIEEHLPSPNWPTHGDIDIKDLKVRYRPNTPLILKGINISISGGEKIGVVGRTGSGKSTLVQALFRLVEPAEGKMIIDGIDICTLGLHDLRSRFGIIPQEPVLFEGTIRSNIDPIGQYSDAEIWQALERCQLKDVVVSKPEKLDAPVADSGENWSVGQRQLLCLGRVILKQTQILFMDEATASVDSQTDATIQKITRQEFSSCTIISIAHRIPTVMDCDRVLVLDAGLVKEFDAPSRLIEQPSLFGAMVEEYANRSLNL; this comes from the exons ATGGAGGCCGCATCCTCCGCCCTCCCGTGGTGGCTCGCCACCGCCggctgctccccgccgccggcacaCGGCGCGTCCTCCGTCCCGGGCCGCCTCGCcttccttttcctctccccGTGCCCGCAGCgctcgctcgccgccgccgtcgacctcctcttcctcctcgcggCGCTCGCGCTCGCACTCCGCGCCCGCCtctcccgccgcgccgcccggcacGACGGCCGCGCGCGGGAGCCCCTCCTCGCCAAGTCCGCCGACCAGGCGCCGCCTCCCGTTCGCCGCGGGAGGAGCTTCCGGCACGGGCTCGCGCTCGCGGCATCCGCGGTCCAGGCGGCGGGCGCCATCATGCTGCTCGTCCTCGCGCTCCTGCGCCTCCGGGGGAGGGCGGCGTTGCTCGCCGTCGACTGCGCCTTCCTcgccgcgcacgccgtcgcgcaCCTCGCGGCCACGGGGGTCGTCGCCGCAGAGAAGAACCAGGCGGCGGAACCCGCGCGCGTGGCCCACCACTCGGTCCACCTCAGGCTCTTCTGGCTCGGCACCGCGGCTTTCGCCGCGCTCTTCTCCGGGTGCGCTGCCGCCAGGTACGCCGGCGGGGACGCGCTCCTCCCAGACGACCCGCTCGCGTTCGCGTGGCTGGCGCTCTCGCTCCCGCTACTGTATTTCTCGGTTACCGGCTCCACCGGCCTTGCTGCCGTCGACGCTGCCGCCAATGGGGTTTCTTCCGACGGTGGCCATGGCGTCGCGGCTGAGGTGACGTACGCCACGGCGTCGTGGCTCTCGCTCGCCACGTTCGGGTGGATCAATCCGCTCATCACCAAGGGCTCCAGGGCCACGCTCGCTGCCGACCAAGTCCCGCCGGTGGCGCCGGCTGACACCGCCGAGGCGGCGTACTTGCTGTTCGCCTCCAACtggcccgcgccggcgccgggggcgtCCAAGCCCGAGCGCCCGGTGCTCACCGCGCTGCTGCGCTCCTTCTGGCCACAGTTCCTTCTCACCGCCGTGCTTGGCTTGTCGCACCTCTCCGTCATGTACATCGGCCCCTCCCTCGTGGACAGGTTCGTCGAGTTCGTGCGCCGCGGCGGGGAGGTCACGGAGGGGCTGCAGCTGGTCGCCGTCCTGCTTGTCGGCAAGGCGGCGGAGACGTTGGCATCGCACCACTACGAGTTCCAGGGGCAGAAACTGGGGATGCGCATCAACGCCGCACTGCTCGCCGCCGTGTACCGCAAGTCACTGCGGCTGTCCACGGGCGCGCGCCGCGCGCACGGCACCGGTACGATCGTCAACTACATGGAGGTGGACGCCCAAGAGGTGGCCAACGTCACACACCAGCTCCACAATCTGTGGCTGATGCCACTCCAGATCGCCGTGGCGCTAGCGCTGCTCTACACCCACCTAGGGCCCGCAGTGCTCACCGCCGTCGCTGCCGTCGCTGTGGTCACTGTGGCTGTGGCCTTCGCCAACAAGCTCAACATCGAGTACCAGTTCAAGTTCCTCGGCAAGCGCGACGAGCGCATGAAGGCCATCACCGAGCTGCTCAATTACATCCGCGTGATCAAGCTGCAGGCGTGGGAGGAGACATTCGGGGCCAAGATCCGTGAGCTTCGGGAGGAAGAGATGGGATGGCTGGCCAAGTCCATGTACTTCATGTGTGCTAACACCATCGTGCTTTGGAGCGGCCCGCTCACCATGACCGTCCTCGTGTTCGGCACATGCGTCCTGACTGGCGTCGAGCTCAACGCGGGAAAGGTCTTCACGGCGACCGCGTTCTTTAGAATGCTCGACGGACCTATGCAGAGTTTCCCTGAGGCGATTGCTGCTGTGACGCAGGCAACCGTGTCTGTTGGCAGGCTTGACAGATACCTGCTTGATGCCGTGCTTGATGACTCGGCTGTGGAGCATGTGGAGGACACTGACATTGGTACCGGTTcagtggtggtggaggtgcgTGATGGCATTTTTGCTTGGGACATGAGGGGAAATAAGAAGAATGAAGAAGGTGAGGACCGTGATGAGGATGGTGAAAGTGATGAAAAGAATGATGTTGAGGCAGCACCGGTGTTGGAGACTGTGTTGAAGGGGATCAATATGGAGGTAAGGAGGGGTGACCTTGCAGCGGTGGTTGGGACAGTTGGGTCGGGCAAGTCATCGCTGCTTTCTTGCATTATGGGGGAGATGGAGAAGATCTCTGGCACG GTTAGGGTGTGTGGGAGCACTGCATATGTTGCACAGACTGCTTGGATCCAAAATGGGACCATTCAAGAGAATGTCTTATTTGGACAACCAATGCATGCTGAAAGATACAAACAGGTTATACGGTCTTGCTGCCTGGAAAAAGATTTGGAAATGATGGAATTTGGGGACCAGACTGAAATAGGAGAGCGAGGGATCAATCTCAGTGGTGGGCAGAAACAACGTATTCAGCTCGCCCGAGCAGTTTATCAAAATTGTGATATATATCTTCTTGATGATGTCTTCAGTGCTGTTGATGCACAAACTGGTTCAAATATCTTTAAG GATTGTCTAAGGGGAACGCTTAAAGGAAAGGCTATCATACTTGTTACACACCAAGTCGATTTCTTGCATAATGTGGACAACATCTTT GTCGTTAGAGATGGTATGATTGCACAGTCAGGAAAGTATGATGAACTACTAGAAGCCGGCTCAGATTTTGCGGCTCTTGTTGCAGCTCATGAAAGTTCAATGGAGCTGGTGGAGCAAAGTCATCAAGTAGAGAAAGCTGAACGTTCTCAGCCTGCTGCAGTAGGTAGAATCCCTTCTTTACGCTCCAGATCCATTGGAAAAGGTGAGAAGGTGCTTGTTGCACCAGAAATAGAAGCAGCCACTTCCAAAATTATACAAGAAGAGGAAAGGGAGAGCGGTCAAGTAAGTTGGCGAGTGTACAAGCTATACATGACAGAGGCTTGGGGCTGGTGGGGGGTTGTGGGCATGCTTGCGTTCGCAGTTGTTTGGCAAGGTTCTGATATGGCCAGTGACTATTGGCTATCATACGAAACATCAGGCAGCATTCCATTTAACCCATCCTTGTTCATTGGAGTGTATGTGGCCATAGCAGTTTTTTCGATGGTCCTTCAAGTAATCAAGACTCTTCTTGAGACAGTTTTGGGACTTCGAACAGCTCAGATATTTTTCAAGAAGATGTTTGACAGCATTCTGCATGCCCCTATGTCATTTTTCGATACAACTCCTTCAGGAAGGATTCTCAGTCGG GCATCATCTGATCAAACAACTATTGATGTTGTGCTCGCATTTTTCGTCGGTCTGACAATTTCAATGTACATTTCAGTTTTGAGCACCATAATTGTTACTTGTCAGGTTGCCTGGCCATCAGTTATAGCAGTAATTCCGCTCCTACTATTGAACATTTGGTACAGG AATCGCTATCTTGCAACCTCTCGGGAGTTGACTCGACTTGAAGGAGTAACAAAGGCACCAGTTATTGATCACTTCTCGGAGACTGTTCTTGGTGCTACAACCATAAGATGTTTCAAAAAGGAGAAAGACTTTTTCCAGGAAAATTTAGACAAAATTAATTCAAGTTTGCGCATGTACTTCCACAACTACGCTGCAAATGAATGGCTTGGGTTTAGACTGGAGCTGATTGGAACACTTGTATTGTCAATAACGGCATTTCTCATGATCAGTCTGCCCAGTAATTTTATCAAAAAAG AATTTGTTGGTATGTCCCTTTCATATGGCCTCTCCCTCAATTCTCTGGTATACTTTGCAATATCCATTAGCTGCATGCTGGAAAATGATATGGTTGCTGTGGAGAGGGTAAATCAGTTCAGCACTCTCCCTTCTGAGGCAGCATGGAAAATAGAAGAGCATCTTCCTTCTCCGAATTGGCCCACACATGGAGATATTGATATTAAGGATCTAAAG GTTAGGTACCGACCCAATACACCTTTGATTCTGAAAGGAATTAATATAAGCATCAGTGGTGGAGAAAAGATAGGAGTTGTAGGAAGGACTGGTAGTGGCAAGTCAACTTTGGTCCAAGCATTATTCAGGCTCGTCGAGCCAGCAGAGGGGAAAATGATCATTGATGGAATAGACATATGCACACTGGGTCTCCATGATCTGAGATCTCGCTTCGGCATAATTCCCCAGGAACCTGTTCTGTTTGAAGGAACAATTCGAAGCAACATTG